The Paenibacillus dendritiformis region TCATGGCATCGAGCCGCTCAGGCGCCCGGCCTTCCTGCAAGTGCAGGCCATGGAGGTGTCGGTCGATGGGGAGCCATGGCTCTCGATTGCGATGAAGGATACCGGGAAGGGCTTCGATGAATCAGCCGTCCGGCCGAATGCGGTCGGGCTGGCCAATACGAAGGAACGATTGCGCCTCCTCTATCCGTCGGCAGCCTTTGCCGTTCAGAGCGCGGTGGACGAGGGCACGAGCATTACGATTCAAATCCGCAAGGAAGAAGTGAGTCCATGAAAATTCTCATTGCCGATGATGAATATTTGGTACGCATGACGCTGGTGAGCATGATTCAAGAGATGCCGCACCCGTTCGGCATATGCGGGGAAGCGGAGAGCGGAGAGGATCTGCTCGAACTGCTGCCGGACTGCAGGCCCGACATCGTGCTGCTCGATCTGAGAATGCCGGAGATGGGCGGGCTGGAAGCGATGCGCCTCGGGAAAGCTCTTTCTCCACTGACGCAGTGGATTATTTTGACCGGATTCTCGGACTTCGACAGCGCCCGGGAATCGGTCAAGCTGGGAGCGGCCGATTATTTGCTGAAGCCGTCTAGCGCCAAGGAATTGGAACAGGCGCTGCTGCGGGTCGCCGGGATCGTCCGGGAGCAGCGCAGCCTGCTGTATAAGCAGTTCGAGAGCAACTTGAACGCCGCCTTTTCGGGCTGGGTCGATCCTCACTTATCATGCCACGATCCGTTTATTGAGCAGGCGCAGTATATGGGCATCTCGTTCGCGATTGACAGCAGCCTGAAGGAACGGGAGAAAGCTTTCCATCAGCAGTACTTTTCCCGGCTGCGCCAGAAGATGGAAGCGGCCGTGTCCGAATCCTTCTATCCGGCGCTGTTCCTGCTCCCCCATGGCCATATGGCTCTTATCGGCGCCTGGCTGCCGGAGCGGGAGCAGGAAGGAAGCCGGGCGATGCGCAGGCTGCTGCGCGAGCTGGAGGATGAGGCGCAGACGGCAAGCGGCGCGCAGGCTGCCGTGACCGTGACGCTGTTCTCTACGGGAATATGCGCCTCGCTCCAGGAGCTGCGGCACGAGTTGAACGAATGTGCCCGCTTCGCTCCCTTGCGCGTAACAAGAGGGATAGGCAGGCACTGGAGCAAGGAACTGCTGATCGGATCGCAGTCTGGGATTCTGGCAGAATTCAGCCGGCTGTGGCTCGATCTGAGCGAGGCCTATAAGGGCCGTCACTACTTGTCCTATATGAAGACCGCCGATCGGCTGTGGCAGCTGTTCCAGGCGGAGCGCTTGTCCGCCTGCTCCCCGTCCGTCGCGCAATCGATTAAGGCGTATCTATCCGTCACGATGAACCGGCGGATTGACATCTGCAGCGAGAACTGGATAGAGGGGCTTCACGAGGCCGGAGACAGCCTGCTGCAGCACCAGGCTTCCAAGGATTGCGGCTCCACGATGATTGAACAGGTCATCTCCTATCTGGAGCAGCATTATGCGAGCGAGATTACGTTGACGGAGCTGGCGCGGGATTTTCATGTCACGCCCAACTATTTGAGCACATTATTCCATCAGACAACGGGCACGACGTTCGTGAAATACGTGATGCGGCTGCGGATGATGCGGGCGAAGCAGCTGCTTGCCGACCCGTCGCTGCAGGTGCAGCAGGTTGCCGAGCAAGTCGGCTATTTCAGCACAAGACACTTTACGAAGTGCTTCTTCGAATTCGAGGGATGCTCTCCCTCCGAATATAAGAAAAAACGGAAACGGCAAAATATGCAGTAGCCGCTATGTACGTCACGGGAGGGATCACGTTGAAGATTGACTACAACGAGGCGGAGCAGCTCTTTCACCTGCAGACGCCGAACACAAGCTACATCATGCAAGTGGTGAAGGGCGGCTATCTCGCCCATATCTATTGGGGGCGCAAGCTGAGAGGCATTCACGCCCTGGAGCGAATCCCTTATGTGGAGCGATGCTCGTTCCATCCGAATCCGGATCCGCGAGACCGTTCGTTCTCGCCCGATACGCTCCCCCAAGAGCTGCCGGGGTATGGCTGCGGCGACTTCCGCCATCCCGCCTATGAAGCGCGGCAGGCCCACGGAGGGACGGCGTCCGAGCTGATGTACCGGCGCCATGCGATTATCAGCGGGAAGCCCGCTCTGGAAGGGCTGCCAGCGACCTATGCCGAAGCCGATGAAGAAGCGATGACGCTGGAGATCGAGCTGGAGGATGCGGTCACGGGCCTGCAGGCAATACTGCGGTATACCGTATTCGCGGAGCATGACGCCATTGCGCGTTCCGTCTGCTACCGCAATGCGGGCGGTGCGGCGATGAAGCTGCAGCGGGCGCTCAGCATGAGCGTCGATTTCCCGCATGCGGAGTTCGACCTGCTCCGCCTGCCGGGCGCCTGGGCGCGCGAGCGCCATATCGAGCGGCACCCGCTGGCGGCCGGCACGCAATCGGTCGAGAGCCGCCGCGGCTCAAGCAGCCATCAGCACAATCCGTTCATTGCGCTGCTGTCGCGGGGAGCGGATGAAGAGCACGGCGAAGTGTACGGCTTCAGCCTCGTCTACAGCGGAAGCTTCCTGGCCCAGGCGGAAATCGATCAATTCCGTTCGACGCGCGTCTCGATGGGATTGAATCCGTTCGACTTCGAATGGCTGCTGGAGCCGGGCGAATCATTCCAGACGCCGGAAGCGGTCATGGTCTATTCGGCCGCCGGGCTGGGCGGGATGTCCCGGACCTATCACCGGCTGTACCGCACCCGGCTCTGCCGCGGCCGGTACCGCGATCGGGAGCGGCCGGTGCTGGTCAACAACTGGGAGGCCACCTATTTCGATTTTACCGCAGACAAGATCGAAGCGTTGGCCGGCGGCGCCGCTGAACTGGGAATCGAGCTGCTCGTGCTGGACGACGGCTGGTTCGGGAAGCGCAATGATGACCGCAGTTCTCTGGGCGATTGGTTCGTGAACACGGAGAAGCTGCCGGGCGGATTGGCGGATGTCGCGAAGCGGGTCAATGCGCAGGGGGTTCAGTTCGGCCTTTGGTTCGAGCCGGAAATGATCTCCCCGGACAGCGAGCTGTACCGCGCCCATCCGGATTGGTGTCTGCACGTCCCGGAGCGGAGACGGACGCAGGCCCGCTCGCAGCTTATTCTGGATTTCTCCCGCGAGGACGTGTGCCGTGCGGTTGCGGACATGCTCACCGGTATTTTGTCGAGCGCCCCGATCGCCTATGTCAAATGGGATATGAACCGCAACATGACGGAGATTGGCTCGGCCGCCCTGCCGCCCGAGCGGCAGCGGGAGACGGCGCACCGCTACATGCTGGGCGTGTACCGCGTCATGGAGCAGGTGACCTCCGCCTTCCCGGAGGTGCTTTTCGAGAGCTGCTCCGGCGGCGGCGGCCGCTTCGACCCGGGGATGCTCTTCTACATGCCGCAGACGTGGACAAGCGACAATACCGATGCCGTCGAGCGCCTTAAGATTCAATACGGCACCAGCCTCGTCTACCCGGCCAGCGCCATGGGGGCGCATGTATCGGCTGTCCCTAACCATCAGATTGGGCGCGTTACCTCACTGGAGATGAGAGGACATGTCGCGATGTCCGGGAATCTAGGCTATGAGCTCGACCTGACGAAGTTCACGGAGGCGGAGAAGACGGAGGTCAAGGAGCAGGTGGCGTTCTACAAATCGGTGCGCGCTCTCGTGCAGCACGGGGACATGTACCGCCTCTCCAGTCCGTTCACCAGCCCCGTGACGGCATGGATGTTCGTCTCCGCGGATCGCAAGGAGGCGCTGCTCGGCCATTTCCGCGTGCTCGCCGGGCCGAACCCGGCGATCGGCCGCATCAAGCTTCGAGGTTTGTGCCCGGATACCATGTACCGCCTGGAACAGACCGGCCGCATTTATGGCGGCGATGAACTCATGTACGCAGGGATTCATGTGCCGCAGATGGAGCATGATTTCTGCAGCATCCTGTACCGTTTTACCGCTGTGTAAAAGATAGACCGCCGTCTTTGCCCTTCACGGCAGAGGCGGCGGTTCCATTTGGCGCTCCTTCCGTTTGGGCCGGTTGCTTCCCTTTGGGCCGCTTCTTTCCGTTTGTCCCTCCTATCCAAGTAGTTCCTTCCAACCTGACTTGTCTTTTATGGTAAAATACAGAGAGACTAAATGAACAGAACAGGAGTAAGCCCATGTTAGCCATCATCTATGACCTGGAAATGACCGTAAAGCGGAAAAAAGGGGAATTCGCGGAGATTATCGAGATCGGCGCGGTAAAAGTAGCGGAGCAGGACGGCAAGGCCGCCATCGTCGACACATTCCAAGCCTTCGTCAAGCCGACGCTCTCCCCCAAGCTGTCGCAGGATACGGTTAATTTCACGGGCATCCGCCAGGAAGACGTCAACGCTTCTCCCGTCCTGCAGGATGTGCTGGATCAATTCGTCGCCTGGATTGATACGGAGGATTACGCGCTCTGTTCCTGGGGTCCGGACGACAAAGCCCAGTTCCTGAAGGAATGCCGCATGAAGCGCATCCCGCTCCACTGGCTGCGCAACCACAACAATTTGCAGAAGCCGGTGTCCCTGGTCATGAACCGGGGCAGCCACCAGCAGGTCGGGCTGAAGACCGCGCTTGACACGCTGCAGGTTCCGTTCGTCGGCACGCAGCACCGGGCGCTCGATGACGCATACAATACGGCGCTCATCTACATCCATATGATCGATCATATCCAGCTTCAGCGGAATGAAGTTCAGGAGCATCCGAGCTACGAGAGCGCGGTCGTCTACCGGGACGAGCCGGAAGACGATACGGATGCGAATCCGTTCGCGGCGCTCGCCCGGCTGCAGCTGCCGAAGGAGTGAACCGGGGCGAAGCGCCGGACAGCGGGCGGCCGGACGAGCCGGATCGTTCCGCCCCAGCCCTGGCTATCGGCTCCTTGTACGCCGCTTGTCGCTGATCCAGGCGAACGGAATACCCAGCAGGAGCAGCCAGCAGGAGATGACGAAGGTGCGGCTGAAGGCACGGGTGGCCGCTGCCCGATAGTCATCCTCCACCTGTCCCAGCAGCCGCTTCACTTCCTGCATCTGGCCGTCCAGATGCTTCGCGAAGACCTCCCGCTGCTCCGGCGGAAGCTCGGCGGCGGCACGGGCCCCTTGCTCCTCTATCCCGGCAAGCGCCGTCTCGGCGGACAGCTTCGGCGATGCCATGTTCGCGGCCGGAGCGGGAGCCGCCAGCTTCTCCGACAACTGCTCCTTGAGCGCGTCATCGAGCACCGTGTTCGCTCGCAGCGTGTCAGCCGCGAGCAGGCGCGCCTCCTCCAGTTCCTGCGTCATATTGGACTGCAACATCGTGACGATAAGAGCGACGCCGAGCGCACTGCCCAGCGCCTTGGTCATATTGACGACCCCGGACGATATGCCGACCTTCTCCTCCGGCACATTGCGAACAGAGGAGGCCATGACCGGCACGATCGTCATGCCCATCCCGAATCCCGCCAGCGCCAGCCGGGCCACGACGTCCATGACGGTCGAGCGGGCCTCCAGACTGCCAAGCCAATAGGCGGCTGCGCCCATCATCGCAAGCCCGGCCACCGCGAACAAACGGCTGCCGAAGCGATTGGACAGCGGCCCGACGACTGCGGAGGAGAGCATTGAGCCCAGGGCGACGACCGACAGCAAGAGGCCGGCCCGCAGCTCGGACATGTCCATCATTCGCGTCAGGAAGAATGACGTCAAGAAGAAAATCACCATCAATCCGGCGCCGACGATAAACATCGTAATCGCCGCCCCGTTGAACGCTCTAATCTTGAGCATGCCAAGCGGCAGCATCGGTTCCTTCCCCTTCCACTCCGCGATGAAAAAAAGCGCCAGCAATAGCCCTCCCCCGCCGAGCAGCAGCATAATCTGCAGAGAATCCCAACCGTATTCATTCGCTTGAATCAGACCGTACGTCAGACTGAACATCGCGGCCGTAATGGCCAGCGTCCCCGCATAGTCGATGCGCCGGCCGGAAGTTGGATCATACGACTCCTTAATGAAGACGAGCGTCAACAGCATACAGATGATGCCCAGCGGCACATTGACATAGAAAATCCACTGCCAATTCAGCTTCTCCGTCAGAACTCCGCCAAGCGCCGGGCCGCTGGCCGCAGCCAGGCCCGAAATCGCTCCCCAGATGCCGATGATCGTTCCATGCATCTCCTTCGGGAACAGATTCGTCGCCATCGGCACCGTCACCGGCACGATAATGGCTCCCGCCAAGCCTTGAACGACCCGCATCGCAATCAGCGTTCCCGCGTTCGGCGCAAGGCCGGCGAACAGCGAGGCCAGCGTGAACAGCAGCACCCCCGCCAGAAAAATTTTCTTCCTTCCGAACTGGTCCGCCAAGCGGGCCGCCGTCATAATAAAGACGGCGAACGCAAGGTTATACCCGTTAACCACCCACGAAATTTGCCCGACCGACCCGCCGAAATGCCGCGCCATCTCCGGCAGCGCAACATTGACGATAGTCGTGTCCAGCAAGGCCATAAAAAATCCGAGAATAATTGCGGTAAAAGAAACCGTTCTTCGCAGCGCAAGGTTCATACGCCTTCCACTCCTTCGCCTTAAAATATGAACTATAGTTCACTTTTTGAATTATATGAACTTTAGTTCATGTTTGTCAACGATAAATTTGAACTAGAGTTCATATTTCATTGACAGAGCGGAACAGTTCCTCTACAATCAACTACAATCGTTATCATTAAGGGAGGGAGCGGCTTCGTGAGCAAGGGGAAGCAGACAACCCGCACACCGAGCCAAGATCGGAGCATACGAACGAGAGAAGCGATTTTGCAGGCATCGATGCGCCTCTTCTCCGAGAAGGGCTTTCATCAGACGAATACGAAGCAGATTGCGGCGGCGGCCGGCGTCTCGACCGGAAGCTTTTACGCTTACTTTGCCGACAAACGGGAAGTGTTCGTGGAGGCGCTGAAGCGGTATAATCAACATTTTATGGACACGTTCAATGCCTCGCTGGAGGAAGTTGATTTGCAGAACAGCGGGGTGCGGCCGGGGATTGCCCATGTCGTGGACAGCCTGATTCGGAGCCACGATGTCTATACCGAATTCCACAATGAACTGGAAGTCATGTATCAATCCGATGCGGAAATTAAACAGTTGATGGATGAGCAATACGAGATAGGCCGGAGGCTTACATTGGAGTATTTGAACCTGACACGGGACCAGCTGCGCGTCACGGACATCGAAGCTGCGTCGTTTGTCGTATTCGAGACGCTGGACAGGCTCGTGGACACGATCGTGTTCTCCGCGCTGCCCGTCTCATCCGAGCGGATCAAGGCGGAGACCATCGACATGATTGCCTCTTATTTGCTCGGCGTGAAGGAGTAGTGTGCCTGTTCCCGGTTCCTCGTTCTCCAGGCACAAGCAAGAACCGCCCGGCATCTGCCGGACGGTTCCCTGTCTCCGGGACGCAGGTCCCGAATATATCAGCTATCTTTACGCGTTATTGAATTCATCCGGATTCGGACCGACGCGCTTATCCTGATTCAGCCCGTTGATATCGGCCATTTCTTCTTCCGCAAGCTCGAAGTCGAATACATCGAAGTTTTCCCGGATGCGCGATGGCGTGACTGATTTAGGAATGACGATGTTCCCCTTCTGCAAATGCCAGCGAATCACCGTCTGCGCAGGCGTCTTCCCATGCCGGCCCGCGATCGCCCCGATCGTCTCGTTCGTCAATATATCGCCGCCCTGCATCAGCGGGCTCCAAGCCTCCAACAGAATCTCGTTGCGCGTGCAGAATTCCCGCAGCTCGTTCTGAGCCAGGCGCGGATGGCATTCCACCTGGTTGACGGTCGGCTTCACGCTGCATTCCTGCAAAATCCGCTCCAGATGCGGGATATGGAAGTTCGATACGCCAATCGCCCGCACGCGGCCGTCGGCATACAATTTTTCCAACGCTTTGTATGTATCGACATACTTATCGTTCGCAGGCACCGGCCAATGAATCAGATACAGGTCTACATAGTCAGTGCCCAGCTTGTGCAGACTGGCATCGAACGCCCGCAGCGTCTCGTCGTAGCCTTGATCGGAATTCCATACTTTGGTCGTCAGGAAAATATCTTCGCGATTCACGCCCGACTCACGCATTCCCTCGCCTACGCCTGCTTCATTCTGATAGATCGCTGCCGTATCAATGAGGCGGTATCCAATCTCCAGCGCCGTCTTGACCGATTCTTTGACTTGCTGCCCTTCTTCTACGCGCCATACCCCCAGGCCAAGCTGCGGCATGCGCACACCATTATTCAAAGTAACGATCACGTTAACAACCTCCTCATTAGTAAAAAAGTGATTCCATACAGATACTGCGCGATGGCGCTCCCTCTATCCAGTATAGCCCCATTCCGCGCCCCAAATCAAACACTGTCCTATATTACCCGAACGGCGCTGCATCCAATCTCTCCCCCTGCCGCCCCCCGGGACAAGCCCGCGCCAGAAGAATAGCCGCATCCGATGGAAGCGGCCTGGATGAACGACTATGCCTCATCCTGCAGGCGCGGCGTCACGCCTGGATATTGATATGCCAACGGCTCGTCGAAGGTCGCATAATCAAAATTGACCATCAGCATCACGATGCGCTGGCCCGTATTCGGATCGCTGATAATAATATGATCGCGTCCCGCTGCCTCCAGCACGCCGCGGAACACCTTCGCGTTCCATTGGGAGTTATTCTCGTAGGTCATGTAGAAGGTGCCGACTTTGCCCAGGTTCAGCCGGAAAATGTTTTCGATGTAGGACTCTTCGAACATCGGGATCGCCGCAGGCATGACCGTACCGCTTGGCGTCATCATGCTCCCGCTTGGCACCGACGGCGGAACGGCAGCTCCCTGCAATTGCTGCGGCATCATATACCCGGACGTCGTCGGGGCGGCCATATACGGGGTCGGTGTCGGGGGAACCATACATTTCGACCCGCCCCAAGATCCGCCCCAAGATTGCGGCTGATACGCCTGCGGATTGGAATACCCATACGTGGAATAGCTGTAACTCATCTTGCACTCTCTCCTTATCAGCCTTTACGGCTTTTTATTTGTTGTGTCACAAGCGATGGTCATGCTTAACAGCCACTGCAGGATGGAGACTTACCGGTACACATCCGGACAATCGTCGCCAGACGGGGCAAAGAAGCAATGGGCCTTAAACCGCCCGGCATTCGGCTGATTGTACCAGGTTGCCGGACATTCTCCCGACGGGCGGAAGAACCACAGCGCGTAAGTAGCTGGCCATGTACGCTCCCCGTTGATGACACGCCTGGCCAGTCGGATTTCGGACTCACGCGGCCTTTGATAGAAATAGCTTTTCTGAACCGCTTCGTATCCTCCCGGGCTCTGATATACCATATCTCTCATCGTCCTGATATTCCTAAAATCAAGACAGTTCGCTAAAATGCGATTCACCCCGACATTGCCAACCATCAGCATGCCGAGTTCTCCTTCGCCTTCCGCTTCGGCCCGCAGCAGCCGCGCCAGCAGCCTCGCGTCTTCGGAATTTGCTTTGATGACCGCCATCTTCGTCCGCTCCCCTCCTTTCTTTCGATATCATCATATGTGCAGGCGCCTATTTGGTGACAGCGGACAATGGCGGCGAAGCAGAAAAAGACCGGCTCTCGCAAGAGCCGGTCTGGTAAGACCTTTATGAATCCTATGATAAGGTACTATTTCGTTACACGGAAGCGTACAAACGTGCTACGCTTTCTTCTGCCACGCGCTTGGCATTCTCCAGCAATTCTTCGGCACGGTCCGGAACGGCGTTCATGCCTTCCACGACAATGTTCTCATACTCCGTAATGCCGATGAAGCCCATAACCGCCTTCAGATACGAATTCGCGAACTGGAACGCCTGAGCCGGTCCTTCGGAATAGAAGCCCCCGCGCGCTTCGATATGCACGACGCGCTTGCCTTGAAGCAGGCCTTGAGGGCCTTCTGCCGTATATTTGAACGTGCGGCCAGCAATAATGACGTTATCGATATAAGCTTTCAGCATCGTTGGATAGCTCAAGTTCCACATTGGCGTAATGAAGACAATCAGGTCTGCGGCAATGAATTGCTCCAAAATCTCGTTCATGCGGCCGAGCACTTCCGTTTGCTGCGGAGTCAGCGCTTCGCCTTTCGCTGCTTTGCCCCAGCTGTCCAGCACGCTGCCGTCAATGAGAGGAATCGTATCTTCATACAGGTTCACGCGTTCGATGGCAACGTCGCCCTTCGCTTGCAGCGCAGCCAGGTAATGCTCGCCCAGGCGGAGTCCATAGGACATTTCCGTCGGTTTCGGGTTGGAGTTTACAACCAATACTTTTTTCATCGGTCTTTCACCTCTGTGTCAAATTTGCTATCAATGATCGAGTTGTTGATGTTGACTCAGCACTGTCGCTCATTAAATAACATGAACTTACTTTATGTAAGTATAATAACGAATGTTACTTACGAATGTCAAGCTATATTTTTATAGCGAATTCGAAAATAGAAAGGCGGCTCTGGAGAGCCGCCGTGTCATTACCCCAATTGGTTGTCGGACTGGACGCTTCGCACAAGCTCCGCCGCGCTGGAAGCAGATGCGTTGGAAGACAGCGACGACGTGATGCTTTGCGTTTGACCGCTTGGCTGGAAGCTGCTTGGCACTACATTTTGCTGCGCGCCATGGGTTTGAGCCGTAATGCTTTGCGTTTGACCGCTTGGCTGGAAGTTGCTTGGCACTACATTTTGCTGCGCGCCATGAGTTTGCGCCGTAATGCTTTGCGTTTGACCGCTTGGCTGGAAGTTGCTTGGCACTACATTTTGCTGCGCGCCATGAGTTTGTGCCGTAATGCTTTGCGTTTGGCCGCTTGGCTGGAAGTTGCTTGGCACTACATTTTGCTGCGCGCCATGAGTTTGCGCCGTAATGCTTTGCGTTTGACCGCTTGGCTGGAAGTTGCTTGGCACTACATTTTGCTGCGCGCCATGAGTTTGTGCCGTAATGCTTTGCGTTTGACCGCTTGGCTGGAAGTTGCTTGGCACTACATTTTGCTGCGCGCCATGCGTTTGAGCCGTAATGCTTTGCGTTTGGCCGCTTGGCTGGAAGTTGCTTGGCACTACGTTTTGCTGCGCGCCATGGGTTTGAGCCGTAATGCTTTGCACTTGACCGCTTGGCTGGAAGTTGCTTGGCACTACGTTTTGTTGCGCGCCATGAGTTTGCGCCGTAATGCTTTGTACTTGACCGCTTGGCTGGAACGCTTGGCTTGCAAATGCTGGGGCTCCATAGCTATGTAAGCCGCTTGGTTGATAAGCTCCATAGTTGGATTGAAGCCCGCTTACAATGCCGCCCGATAAGCCTTGGCCGCCCAGCGCCGAGAAGCTGCCTTGGCCGCTGAAGCGGTTGTATGCCCCTTCGTTCGCCGTGCTGCCCGATGGGCCGGAGTTATTGCCGACATACGTGCTTGCCACGATGCCGCCGCCGGACAGACCGCCAGCCATGCCGTAGCCGCTTGTCGGCGCGAAGCTTCCTTGACCGCTGAAGTTGTTATACGCGCCTTGATTCGCCGTGCTGCCCGATGGGCCGGAGCTATTGCCGGCATACGTGCTTGCCACGATGCCGCCGGACAGACCGCCAGCCAAGCCATAGCCGCTTGTCGGCGCGAAGCTTCCTTGACCGCTGAAGTTGTTATACGCGCCTTGATTCGCCGTGCTGCCCGATGGGCCGGAGCTATTGCCGGCATACGTGCTTGCCACGATGCCGCCGGACGGACCGCCAGCCAAGCCATAGCCGCTTGTCGGCGCGAAGCTTCCTTGACCGCTGAAGTTGTTATACGCGCCTTGATTCGCCGTGCTGCCCGATGGGCCGGAGCTATTGCCGGCATACGTGCTTGCCACGATGCCGCCGGACAGACCGCCGGTCGCGCCATAGCCGCTGGTCGGCGCGAAGCTTCCTTGACCGCTGAAGCTGTTGTATGCGCCTTGATTCGCCGTGCTGCCGGACGGGCCAGAGCTGTTGCCGCTGTACGTGCTTGCCACAATGCCGCCGGACGGACCGCCAGCCAAGCCATAGCCGCTTGTCGGTGCAAAGCTTCCTTGGCCGCTGAAGCTGTTGTACGCGCCTTCGTTCGCCGTGCTGCCCGATGGACCCGAGTTATTGCCAGCGTACGTGCTTGCCACGATACCGCCGGACAGACCGGCTCCCGGCGCCTGACTTTGAGGTCGTAATGGTTGAAAAGTCATGCCTTAGCCTCCTTATAGGATATGAAATGGGCCGAACCTGCGCTCAGCACTCGCCATTATTATGGATAGACAGGCAGGAGGTTTATGCATTTTCCTTTTTAAAATGTTGGGAAATGAACAAGTGAACCTTTGGACTCTCGCTGCAAATGATTGTACAATGGATATGGCTTGTTTTGGCTTATCGATATGTAAAGGAGCTTATCAATGTTTGAGTGGAAAAATATCATTCGCGGAATTCTCATTGGCGCCAGCGATCTCATTCCTGGCGTCAGCGGCGGAACAATCGCTCTCGTCCTCGGGATATATGAGCGTCTGATCGCCGCCATCAGCGGGTTCTTCAGCCGGGAATGGAAGAAGCACTTGGGCTTTCTCATTCCGCTGGGTATTGGAGTCGGCGCCGCCCTGCTGCTGCTCAGCCGCTTGATGAAATGGCTACTGGCAGAGCATCCCCAGCCGACGTTCTTTTTCTTTTTGGGTTTAATAGTCGGCATACTTCCTTTTCTGTGGAAAGAAGCGGACGCCTCCCGATCCTTCAAGGCCGTCCATTACGTATTGGCTATTGCCGCAGGGGCAGCCGTAGCGGCCACCGCTTTTGTCCGTCCCGAGGGACAGGCTCCGGTTATTGAATTGACCGCCTCATCCGGCGTGTTCCTATTTCTGGCAGGGTGGCTCGGAAGCATGGCCATGATCCTGCCGGGAATCAGCGGTTCGTTCGTACTGCTGCTGCTCGGCGCCTATCCGACGGCGATCCACGCGCTCTCGACCCTCGATATTCCGTTGATCGCCATCATCGGCAGCGGCGTAATCGTTGGCTTTATCGTCAGCAGCAAGTTCATCCGCATGCTGCTCGCCCGCTTCCCGGCCGTGATGTATGCGTTAGTCATCGGAATGGTCGTCGGCTCCCTTGTCATCGTCTACCCCGGATTGAACGGGTCTGCGGTGACGCTCGTCATCAGCTTCGTCACGCTGGCGGCCGGATTTGCCGCCGCGTTCTTTCTGGGACAGCGCCCGGCGAAAAAAATAGAAGCAAA contains the following coding sequences:
- a CDS encoding response regulator transcription factor — its product is MKILIADDEYLVRMTLVSMIQEMPHPFGICGEAESGEDLLELLPDCRPDIVLLDLRMPEMGGLEAMRLGKALSPLTQWIILTGFSDFDSARESVKLGAADYLLKPSSAKELEQALLRVAGIVREQRSLLYKQFESNLNAAFSGWVDPHLSCHDPFIEQAQYMGISFAIDSSLKEREKAFHQQYFSRLRQKMEAAVSESFYPALFLLPHGHMALIGAWLPEREQEGSRAMRRLLRELEDEAQTASGAQAAVTVTLFSTGICASLQELRHELNECARFAPLRVTRGIGRHWSKELLIGSQSGILAEFSRLWLDLSEAYKGRHYLSYMKTADRLWQLFQAERLSACSPSVAQSIKAYLSVTMNRRIDICSENWIEGLHEAGDSLLQHQASKDCGSTMIEQVISYLEQHYASEITLTELARDFHVTPNYLSTLFHQTTGTTFVKYVMRLRMMRAKQLLADPSLQVQQVAEQVGYFSTRHFTKCFFEFEGCSPSEYKKKRKRQNMQ
- a CDS encoding aldo/keto reductase — encoded protein: MIVTLNNGVRMPQLGLGVWRVEEGQQVKESVKTALEIGYRLIDTAAIYQNEAGVGEGMRESGVNREDIFLTTKVWNSDQGYDETLRAFDASLHKLGTDYVDLYLIHWPVPANDKYVDTYKALEKLYADGRVRAIGVSNFHIPHLERILQECSVKPTVNQVECHPRLAQNELREFCTRNEILLEAWSPLMQGGDILTNETIGAIAGRHGKTPAQTVIRWHLQKGNIVIPKSVTPSRIRENFDVFDFELAEEEMADINGLNQDKRVGPNPDEFNNA
- a CDS encoding alpha-galactosidase gives rise to the protein MKIDYNEAEQLFHLQTPNTSYIMQVVKGGYLAHIYWGRKLRGIHALERIPYVERCSFHPNPDPRDRSFSPDTLPQELPGYGCGDFRHPAYEARQAHGGTASELMYRRHAIISGKPALEGLPATYAEADEEAMTLEIELEDAVTGLQAILRYTVFAEHDAIARSVCYRNAGGAAMKLQRALSMSVDFPHAEFDLLRLPGAWARERHIERHPLAAGTQSVESRRGSSSHQHNPFIALLSRGADEEHGEVYGFSLVYSGSFLAQAEIDQFRSTRVSMGLNPFDFEWLLEPGESFQTPEAVMVYSAAGLGGMSRTYHRLYRTRLCRGRYRDRERPVLVNNWEATYFDFTADKIEALAGGAAELGIELLVLDDGWFGKRNDDRSSLGDWFVNTEKLPGGLADVAKRVNAQGVQFGLWFEPEMISPDSELYRAHPDWCLHVPERRRTQARSQLILDFSREDVCRAVADMLTGILSSAPIAYVKWDMNRNMTEIGSAALPPERQRETAHRYMLGVYRVMEQVTSAFPEVLFESCSGGGGRFDPGMLFYMPQTWTSDNTDAVERLKIQYGTSLVYPASAMGAHVSAVPNHQIGRVTSLEMRGHVAMSGNLGYELDLTKFTEAEKTEVKEQVAFYKSVRALVQHGDMYRLSSPFTSPVTAWMFVSADRKEALLGHFRVLAGPNPAIGRIKLRGLCPDTMYRLEQTGRIYGGDELMYAGIHVPQMEHDFCSILYRFTAV
- a CDS encoding 3'-5' exonuclease codes for the protein MLAIIYDLEMTVKRKKGEFAEIIEIGAVKVAEQDGKAAIVDTFQAFVKPTLSPKLSQDTVNFTGIRQEDVNASPVLQDVLDQFVAWIDTEDYALCSWGPDDKAQFLKECRMKRIPLHWLRNHNNLQKPVSLVMNRGSHQQVGLKTALDTLQVPFVGTQHRALDDAYNTALIYIHMIDHIQLQRNEVQEHPSYESAVVYRDEPEDDTDANPFAALARLQLPKE
- a CDS encoding MFS transporter, with the protein product MNLALRRTVSFTAIILGFFMALLDTTIVNVALPEMARHFGGSVGQISWVVNGYNLAFAVFIMTAARLADQFGRKKIFLAGVLLFTLASLFAGLAPNAGTLIAMRVVQGLAGAIIVPVTVPMATNLFPKEMHGTIIGIWGAISGLAAASGPALGGVLTEKLNWQWIFYVNVPLGIICMLLTLVFIKESYDPTSGRRIDYAGTLAITAAMFSLTYGLIQANEYGWDSLQIMLLLGGGGLLLALFFIAEWKGKEPMLPLGMLKIRAFNGAAITMFIVGAGLMVIFFLTSFFLTRMMDMSELRAGLLLSVVALGSMLSSAVVGPLSNRFGSRLFAVAGLAMMGAAAYWLGSLEARSTVMDVVARLALAGFGMGMTIVPVMASSVRNVPEEKVGISSGVVNMTKALGSALGVALIVTMLQSNMTQELEEARLLAADTLRANTVLDDALKEQLSEKLAAPAPAANMASPKLSAETALAGIEEQGARAAAELPPEQREVFAKHLDGQMQEVKRLLGQVEDDYRAAATRAFSRTFVISCWLLLLGIPFAWISDKRRTRSR
- a CDS encoding TetR/AcrR family transcriptional regulator, whose protein sequence is MSKGKQTTRTPSQDRSIRTREAILQASMRLFSEKGFHQTNTKQIAAAAGVSTGSFYAYFADKREVFVEALKRYNQHFMDTFNASLEEVDLQNSGVRPGIAHVVDSLIRSHDVYTEFHNELEVMYQSDAEIKQLMDEQYEIGRRLTLEYLNLTRDQLRVTDIEAASFVVFETLDRLVDTIVFSALPVSSERIKAETIDMIASYLLGVKE